gccttgctttcccgctgcactctcacctctctctgcgtctgctctgttcagtgaggtgCTGAGAGCCAGAGAtctaacaatgtcatggataacgagacgcgcccttcatcccagtttacatcattcttatacgaatgtttttagaacgcaagacaaatataatgcaacatgttttacatgtaaaatagtccacgttattacagactagttctcttgttcagagTAAACATTTcagatcattcatgttccatacctgtccgttatatagttttataaaagtcataaaagttattttttttaaatcataaaagttatgaaaagtagggctgcaactaatgattattttcataattgattaattggacgattattattattttcgattaatcggatgggggcggggcaaactttcagaaccatttttttgtttatttaaaattaaatccacaaactgagtgttacaaatataaacttcagactaaaacttcacacaactgtttgtctaattatataacactgaaaagaacccaatacacacacaccagaatatatattaataagttaggactgtagtttaattcagtgaaatatatatatatatatatatatatatatatatatatatatatatatatatatatatatatatatatatatatacacacacacacatatacacacatacacacacacatacagagagagagagagagagagagagagattgatagatagataggtagattttacacagaatagataatcattatacctggtctcctccattATCCTCCAAGGAAGGGGGGGGGCATGCCAtgtgataggggaggcttggggggctttagttacaaaaggttgagaaactCTGAACTAGACAGTGTAAAAGGGTAAACAATACACAAAGCAGAGGTCTAAACAAGCAACAATCaaagaacagaacacacacacaaatatatataataatatatataaggagtgtgtgtcagtgtgaacAGTTCTGCATGATGAAGTCCAGTGATTGGTAAAGAGATGGGTGTTTGgttgtcatgtgacatggtgtCTGGCTGGGAATCATGGAAATGGGAGTTCTCCTGACGAGGCATTGCACATGTGGACCTGACCACTGGTTTCATAAATGAACAAGCTATTTGAGGATTTAGTATTTTACTAAGTGGTCCTAGTGTATAAATTAATCTAAAGACAACTTACAATGCACCTATAGGGGGCGTACATGTGCTCTAATAGATCTTCTGTACCCAGAatgcatttacaaataaaaccgataaaagattttaatttattttatagtttaacCTGATTATTAACCATCccaattttttatattttgtcaaCCTCTTGTTATACATCAGACTTGTTGatctacattttaatattattaggtttatactataatagtgacaataaaataaacacaatgtgaAAGTGATGATctgacctcagtatctccagtgtacagtgtggatcctccagtccagcagagagcagcttcactcctgaatcctgcaggttattgtgactcaggtccagttctctcagtctggaggagtttgatctgagaactgaggacagaactctacagctttcctctgtgagATAACACCGACACAGCCTGGGAGAGAAATGATGatatatcagaacactgacacatctctctctctctctctctctctctctctcacacacacgcacacacgcacacacaatttAAATGTTATGCCTCTCACACCACAAATATCAGTTTAAAGTCAGATTTTCATGATTACGGTTCATTCACAAAATCAAGGTATAAAATCAGTGCACTGTGTAAACATCAGCAGGTTGTAATGTCACACAGAGCAGCACAAAGTAATGTAAAAACATGGAAATGTAAAAAGGGGCGGAGTTTGAATGAATTTTCTTCTTCCATTAAGAATGGAGTGTGTGATATCAGCACAGTGATATAATTTCTGTAATGATGTGTGATTACAGTTCACTTAGAGAACTCCTGCTGATATTTTGGTATAAAatgtcagtaaatatatttgtcaCTAGATTTTATGTTGAAATTTAGTGTTAGTGTCACAAATGCATATACAGATACATATCCAATAATTAACGTTACatctaaatcattttaaatgatcatATATTGTAAATAAGCAGCACAGCAGTGATATGTTTGTAGATAAACTATACCAGTGGATTATGTGGCGTAGTGTTAAAGAGGTCCAGTTCACTTTAGTGTACAGTGTGCAGTGATGAGTTACACAGGTACACAGTATAGAACAGGTGTAGAGAGGAGGTGCTAGCAGTACTGTATAAAACACTGCTATAATCTAAAAGGGGTTAAAAGGTTGTCTTGGTCTTTCGTGtgcattaaaagaaaaactacTTTTATATTTCAGAAGTAAAATCCCAGTCTTACTTTCAGCTTTTTAGTTAATATCTCAATATGAGTATTAAAAGTTCAATTAGAGAGAGATGCATGTGTCACTGTAAAGACCATCATTTTAATGATCTGAGGTGGGATTCTATTTCCTTAAAAGCTTTTTGAAGTTTATTTATTGCTTCAGCCAAGATAGGAGCACagcaataaataacatcatatcatcagcataaaagtgCGTATTTGTGTAATcaacatttccatccatccatccatccatctatcttcaaccgcttactccttttcagggtcgtgggggaacctggagcctatcccagggagcattgggcacaaggcggggtacaccctggacagggtgccagtccatcgcagggcacaatcacatacacattcacacacacattcatacactacggacactttagacacgccaatcagcctaccatgcatgtctttggactgggggaggaaaccggagtacccggaggaaacccccgcagcacggggagaacatgcaaactccgcacacacagggccacaggaatcgaaccccgaccctggaggtgtgaggcgaacgtgataACCACTGGAGATGGATTCTTCTTCTTGATGTActcgactgtttcctgtttgttgtGAGAGTTGCTTCCTGTCTGGGGCAGTAGGTCTCTTAAGAgagtctgattggactccagtgagagacccagaaggaagcggaggaacaggtccaggtgtccattctcactctgtaaggccttgtccactgcactcCTGAGGAAATCAGACATGTTTGACTTGGTGAGAAGATCAGACAGATCAGTTTGgtgttctgtttcatttctgtcgatgaaggagagaaatgcgtataaagcagccagaaactcctgaacactcagatgtacaaagctgaacaccttccccaggtgaagcccaaactcctctctgaagatttgggtacacactcctgagtacactgacacttctctcacatcaatgccacactctctcaggtcttcctcatagaagatcaggtttcctttctccagctgttggaaagccagttttcccagtgccaggatactctctctggtctgctgaggatcagggtcacatttctgatggtacttttggtccttgtgtttgatctgaaagatcaggaagtgtgtgaacatttgagtcagagtcttggggatctctccacgctctgcttcacccaacattctctctagaacagtggctgagatccagcagaagactgggatgtgacacatgatgtagaggcttcttgaagacttcatgtgtgagatgattttattggccaggctctgatcactgatcctcttcctgaagtactcctctttctgaggatcactgaaccctcgtacctctgttacctggtctacacactcaggagggatctgattggctgctcctgggcgagaggttatccagaggagagcagagggaagcagattccccttgatgaggttcgtcagcagcacatccactgaggctgactctgtcacatcacacaatctctcattcttctggaaatttagaggaagtcgacactcatccagaccatcaaagatgaACAGGACTTTGTTGATCTCACAGTCTATTAATCCTAATTCTTTTATTTctgggaaaaagtgatgaagaagctccatcagactgagatgtttctgcttcatcagattcagctctctaaagggaagtggaaacatgaaggtgacgtcctgatttgcttttccttcagtccagtccagaatgaccttctgcacagagactgtttttccaattccagcaactcctttagtcagcactcttctgatggacttgtctttaaagagatctttacatttgatgggtgtctcctgtgctgctggtctcctggacgctgtctcaatctgtctcacctcatgttcattattgacgtctccactccaaccctctgtgatgtagagatctgtgtagatctcattcagaagtgctgaacTTCCAggctgtgagattccttcattaattcttttacatttctctctcagtctggatTTGAGTTCTCGCTGGTGCACAGAGACGAGTTCTgataaaaagaagaataaaatgtaCACTCTATGATCATCTCTGTTGACTATTGATATTTTCATAGCTGTGTATCATATGTAATGTCAGTACTGATCTGTTATTATATTGTGTTGATAAAAGCACATCATTATGATGAGACGTGTTTAATAAATTTAGAGCAGTTTCCTTCCTCTAAAGTTAAAGTGATGTTATAACCCCATGAGCTCTTACTGttctgcagtgtgttagcgagacCTGTGaggttcatgttcttcaggaagtgcagtgtgatcttcagcactccctctctgacactgctctgatcctcctcctcctccacctccctctcagagcatgctgggtaatctggactcaggaGCTTCTTAAAtctcttcagctcattctttatcagaCTGATGACTTTGTGCTCCAGCTCCTGATtagaaacaggaagaaaaaatacaaaaactctATAATGTcacatgagtgtgtgttcattaccgaatataaaactacattttgtCTGATTAATCATAAAGATTCTACACGcagatgtaataaataaaagttctgCACCAAACACAGCTTTGGGATTAGAATAGTGTATTCCAGGCCGATTCAATAGGTGGCATCCAGACAAACTGGTTTCAGCTGAGGACGTAGACgagtaaataaatgaaggtgagtgattgaacatttctgtgtgtttgaaaCCAATGAGGAAAACACAATACACTCGTGTTCTCTCTTAGTGTTGCTCAGTATTTTGTTCTGTCACATTGCAGTGAGAGTGGAATAGGTGTAATGATTACTCACATCTCTGCAGCACACAGAGATATTCATTACACTGCTGGgattagtacacacacacatacacacacacacatacacacacacacacacacacacaccttgaatacGTCCTCCAAATGACTCTTCTCAGTGAATTTTGATTTATTCTTCTGCGGTctatgaacaaacaaaacaggtgtTAAAAGTTGAACAAGGACTATAAATCATATTCATAACTACAAACACAAACCAGTGAATACACAGATATTTGAGAGATGTTTGattatgtgagagtgtgagagataaAACACTGCACTCATACATTACACTGTACTCACCTCAGATCAGTAGCACAGTCTGTGTCTCTGAAGTGTATTCGACGATCCAATGACCtgtcactcttcatggacacacagctgggttcaggtgagtctgatctcttacCCTGAAtcagactaaacacacacaaccacgGCATCATTATTACTGTTCTGTAGCAATACTGAATAATGAACCTGTAGTTGTCACACACTTCACCTCTCGCCTTTCTTTGTGTCCTCTttcacagacacactcatttTGGAGGTCATGCCCCTTCCTACAGATTACACCtgtaaatccacacacacacacacacacacacacagagagagagagagagagagagagagagaatgaatttgaatttaaaaactCCCTTTATTGATTCAGTCAGATgataattcatttttttaaatgataattacaAGGGAcggaacaagaaaaaaattcatgaaatccatttcaaaaaggaaaagggaaaaaaatgcaaaagacAAGACCCCTTCTTAATAAAGTAAAAACTAGCACACAATTAGAAATTAAAaagtggcttggcggttaaggctctgagttactgatcggaaggttgggggtgcAAGGcccagctgccactgttgggctcttgtgTATTGGTGTATTGTCTCAGCTACAGAGGAACATTTATATCTGTTGCTTCACTCATTGAAGTTTAAAGAACCCACTCTCAGCAACTccatgtgaaaaagaaagaagagaagcaaGTGAAGCAGTAATTTAGAGGAAAGCGACACCCCGTGATGCAGGACTGGTTACTAGGCTCCAAACTACTCCTGTAATAAAGGCCACTCTTCATAACTGGGTTAAAAGGTGTGGTTAATtcaatcaatttatttatttttatagtgcttttaacaatggacattgtctcaaagcagctttacagaaacatatgaacacaggatacagattttaagtgtgtgactTTATCcctattcatgtatttattactTCAAGGATTGATCATTGTaatgcgcttttttttttaacctacctgcaaaatacagtatattaaacgATTACAGTacatccagaattcagcagcacgtACTCTCACCTTTACGTCAACACGTTGCTGGATCACTGCACAGGTTCTCATTTTACTTCTTTATTTCAGAATTCACCTTAACATGTGGATCAAGGtgtggttactatagaaagaaaaataccAATATTGAAATTacacctgtaattttatattttttatataacattaaTCAGTAATATGCCTTTGCTGTGATTATAACAGAGAGAATTATACTCCTTAACagataaaatgcaaataatcacAGAAGTTCCAATAATACGTCTGAACCACACCTCAGAACGACTGATAACAAATAACTATCAAGTTATACAAACTTACATCAATATCCATAAACATATACtacaatataacaataaatattacaatataatattaaagattcaatttataacagcaaagtggtcTGAATACAGAATCATCCAACTGACTTAATAACTGACAAATGACAACAGTGTAATcctcatatatatgtatgtatatatattacgACTAACACTGATACACGCTCATAATCCACATTATCAAAGAAAATAACTGAAATTCTCTTCAGTCTGTGCAATAGACTCCAACTCTCTTCTAAAATAGCTGCCATCATGCGCTCAGAGTCAGTTGTGTAACAGCTATTTCAGAACAGTCAGTAGCGCCTCCACGCTACTGACAAAGCAAAAACACTTCTTTTCACTTAGGAAGTCAAACCCCACATCAGACTCAGTAACATCAGACTCAGAGCCGCCATCACCATcactctcttcctgtctcttaTGAGGACATGCGAGCTGTTTGTACCGATATCACCATATTAAACACAGCATGTTTACACACACCATGTAGGATCTACATTCAGGTTTCACATCAAGGAGACATGGACCGTATTTTCTGGCGAGTAGAGGAACATAAACCCTGTCTCCTGAAATATGGGAGGTGCTTCAGTGTCACTGTTTACACTCAGAGATACCATTTTAAAGAACTAGAGGTTTCCACAGTAGTAAGAGTTAAAGGCTCCAGCGCTTCATTTGGCTAAAAGGTGACagttaattatatttatataagctTTAGATTTAGATACTTACTGTGTTTTTCTCCCGTGGAAGTCTACTTCCTCTCTTCACAAAATGAAGTTTGTTTTTCACTGGAGGTGTGGTTTAATCTACAGAGGAGGAAGGGCAGGGCAGGGCAGGTAGgtaggcaggcaggcaggcagacagacagacacacacacacacacacagtgtttttacGACTCTCTAATTTCTAACACAGAACATTAGTAAACCTGTTAAAGACATGTCTGTTGAGAAGAATACTAGATGTATGATTGATGATTGATATGAGATGTCGATTTTTGATTTGAGTGTTTTATAGATTTAAGTGTTTTGTATGATTTTGTATTCCCCTACTGttatttcattataataaatgtgCGCGTGCTATAATCCCAGTCTCTACATTATTATGGGATTAATTTCCCGTCAAAAGTTTTGCGGTcgaaaaataatcagtgaatcaaacatttaaaaatacatgcagAATTATATAACACACAActgaaacatgaaataaaagtttttaatcGCGCACAAAACCATGTTTCTTTGGTTATAttactgtgtttttgtgatctctgacattttctgctcatgttttctttttctgaacgCTCGCGCTGGTTTTCCCTTCACGCTTATTTACACATTCTTCTCTTACTTTTCcaaaagctgcagtacaagtTTCATGTAAATGAGGGTGGGTTTACacgggtgcacggtggcttagtggtcagcacgtttgcCGCACACCTCccgggtcaggggttcgattcccactgtggccctgtgtgtgtggagtttgcatgttctccctgtgctgcgggggtttcctcccccagtccaaagacatgcatggtaggctaattggcatgtctaaagtgtccatagtgtatgaatgggtgtgtatgtgactgCGACGGACTGGCAcactgtccaggatgtaccctgccttgtgcccgatgctccctgggatagggtccaggttccctgtgaccctgaaaaggagtaagcggtagaagatggatagatggaatcaatccagtggttctcaaccagggagAGATCTGAAGgggggtgcaaattgttttcaagttCTCTTGTATTCtgtagttctcttgttcaagtAGTTGtggtgttcagaaacatttttgatcattcatgttccatacctgtcccttatttatttttataaaagttatttaaataaCTTAACTCATAAAAGTtctgaaaagtaatttaaaaaagtaaaaaaaatatctatctatctatctatctatctatcaaaacagattatagattaggtatattttatatatatatatatatacatatatatatatatatatatatatatatatctgtatatatatatatatatatatatatatacatatatatatatatatatatatatatatatatatatacatacatatatatatatatatatatatatatatatatatatatatatatatatatatatatatatgtatgtatatagtcGCGACGGACAGACAGCCGGCGCACAAGGTATTAAAatcgctccttccccgactaCCGTGCTGGCGCGGAAGAGACAGCCCCGCGTCAAGAACAATAAGCAGGATGGGCTCGTTGAAAGGTTCAACCAAACCTTAAAGCAGATGCTACGGAGGGTGGTGAACGAAGAAGGAAGGAACTGGGATCTCCGCCTACCCTATGTCCTTTTCGCCGTCCAGGAGTGCCCCCAGGCCTCCATGGGCTTTACCCCCTACGAGCTCCTCTTTGGGCGGCGACCTTGAGGACTGCTGGAAATGGCACGGGAAGCCTGGAAGGAACAGCCCTCCCCATTCCGCTCGGTCATTGAGTACGTGCAGGAAATGCAGGAGAAGATTGACCGAGTGAcctggccgtccacatgatgtaaaagaaaacgtgattcatcagaccaggccaccttcttccattgctccatggtccagttctgaagctcatgtgcccattgtaggagcattctgtggtggacaggggtcagcatgggcactctgacccatctgcagctacgcagcaagctgtgatgctctgtgagttctgacacctttctatcagagccagcatgaactttttcagcagtttgtgctacattagctcttctgtgggatcggaccagacaggctagccttcactccccatacacatcaatgagccttggatGACTATGACCCCAACTGGCTCACCAGTTGCCCTTCCTTGGAACCTTtcggtaggtactaaccactgcatactgggaagaCCACACTAGACCAGCCATTTTGGAAATGCACTGACCCCTAGTCCAGCATTTCCCAATCTTTTTTCAGTCAcggcaccctttgaaaatgtaaaaaaaaattgtggtaccccacacaaacactaatgTTAGACAGCGTTAAGTCTGGTTTATACTCGACGCATCCACAATAGCGCAAGGGAGCACGCGGCAAAAATGACATCAACGCGGAGTGGGCGGTCGAGCGTGTTGAGTGCGCAAAGCCTCATTTCTCGTGGTGGTTTGCATGGTATTTTTTGTAACTTGCCGCGTGGTGCGTGTGATCCATCCATCCGGGACCATATTGATAgccagatggcacaaaattcatgaaaaagtttttaaaaaatagtgatTTGGATTTGCTTTGTAAATACTGTTGAAAgaataaagccaaagctgaaagttttttgtggtgcaccatgttttcattcatcagtatcttcacaaataaacacagtcactacactacaccatcaGACCCAGTGATTATACCTCATTCTGCTGTCTTTATACAcagagacatttacactgacgggtgaacatacagagtgatcattctgtaatatctttcttttgtctctatacataaagagacatttacactgatggtgaacataATCACCTGATTTTGTAAATCTGAGAAATGACATCTGCAGGAAGCTCGACTTTTTGTTTAtgtctacagtaattgctaacatttacaaaatgagcctacaataaataataagtctatttaatgaaagtaaagatccatgtttaaaaaaaatcttaatgaaatgaataaaaaaattgaggttcaatttagttttatacatgttctaatatttatagctatattttGTTGTATATGTGACAAGTGATAATCTCAACTTTTACTAGGTTTTATATGATTCTTATATgattctttgctcttttttcatattgtgggttttagtgaagtttactgaaaacaaacatcaacaacaacaaacacaacaattcctcctcagcattcagcaactCCACACCAGACGCTATAGTCGTTCCGACAAACTACTTCTTCTCTCAGCCACTTCCCGTTGGTTTATAGGGTGATTACTCAGAGTCGCCCCTTTCGGTTCAAAGAATATTACACGGGCGAGAACGTCAAGTATGAACGCCTTGACCGTTTGTGGAGGTGCGCGCGCAGTCAGTGGAGGCTCGCACTGCGGAGCCAGGCGGaagtataaacaaggctttagCTCCATaaggatgaagttgatgatccagaagcatctggagcttttcttttaagaactctgtccatattcttttgcactacacacacactgtcacacactaattattaggataaaacacacgcaTACTGATGTTGACGTGCTGCTGACAGCTCAGCGAGGGGGGCCGAGGGGGAGGGATTTATTActtttacagtgcatccggaaagtattcagtgcttcactttttccacattttgttatgttacagctttattccaaaagggattaaatttattattttcctcaaagttctac
This Ictalurus furcatus strain D&B chromosome 1, Billie_1.0, whole genome shotgun sequence DNA region includes the following protein-coding sequences:
- the LOC128615448 gene encoding protein NLRC3-like, which encodes MTSKMSVSVKEDTKKGESLIQGKRSDSPEPSCVSMKSDRSLDRRIHFRDTDCATDLRPQKNKSKFTEKSHLEDVFKELEHKVISLIKNELKRFKKLLSPDYPACSEREVEEEEDQSSVREGVLKITLHFLKNMNLTGLANTLQNKLVSVHQRELKSRLREKCKRINEGISQPGSSALLNEIYTDLYITEGWSGDVNNEHEVRQIETASRRPAAQETPIKCKDLFKDKSIRRVLTKGVAGIGKTVSVQKVILDWTEGKANQDVTFMFPLPFRELNLMKQKHLSLMELLHHFFPEIKELGLIDCEINKVLFIFDGLDECRLPLNFQKNERLCDVTESASVDVLLTNLIKGNLLPSALLWITSRPGAANQIPPECVDQVTEVRGFSDPQKEEYFRKRISDQSLANKIISHMKSSRSLYIMCHIPVFCWISATVLERMLGEAERGEIPKTLTQMFTHFLIFQIKHKDQKYHQKCDPDPQQTRESILALGKLAFQQLEKGNLIFYEEDLRECGIDVREVSVYSGVCTQIFREEFGLHLGKVFSFVHLSVQEFLAALYAFLSFIDRNETEHQTDLSDLLTKSNMSDFLRSAVDKALQSENGHLDLFLRFLLGLSLESNQTLLRDLLPQTGSNSHNKQETVEYIKKKNPSPVVITFASHLQGRGSIPVALCVRSLHVLPVLRGFPPGTPVSSPSPKTCMAVSVLSHRGKL